In the genome of Microbacterium saperdae, one region contains:
- a CDS encoding dihydroorotase — MSETLVITGAQLVGAESADIIIENGVIAEIGTGLSRSGARVIDANGLVALPGLVDLHTHLREPGYEASETILTGTRAAAAGGFTAVFAMPNTSPVADTAGVVEQELALGEAAGYATVQPIGAVTVGQKGERLAELGAMASSRAKVRVFSDDGSCVFDPLIMRRALEYVKSFGGVIAQHAQDPRLTEGAQMNEGIVSAELGLAGWPAVAEESIIARDVLLAEHVGSKLHVCHLSTAGSVDIIRWAKKRGIAVTAEVTPHHLLLTDELVRGYDARFKVNPPLRREEDVLAVREGLADGTIDIVATDHAPHPSEHKACEWQAAANGMVGLESALRVVHQSMVQTGLIGWDDVARVMSATPARIGQLAGHGTPLAVGQPGHLALYDASVDGVFTETDLHGRSVNSPYLGRALPGRVEFTVHGGVLTVDAGAVVEELNA, encoded by the coding sequence GTGAGCGAGACCCTCGTGATCACCGGTGCACAGCTGGTGGGCGCGGAGAGCGCCGACATCATCATCGAGAACGGTGTGATCGCCGAGATCGGAACCGGCCTCAGCAGGAGCGGGGCCCGCGTCATCGACGCGAACGGCCTCGTGGCCCTGCCCGGCCTGGTCGACCTGCACACGCATCTGCGGGAGCCGGGCTATGAGGCTTCGGAGACGATCCTCACCGGCACCAGGGCCGCTGCGGCCGGCGGCTTCACCGCCGTGTTCGCGATGCCGAACACCTCGCCCGTCGCCGACACCGCCGGTGTCGTGGAGCAGGAGCTCGCGCTCGGAGAGGCAGCAGGCTACGCGACCGTGCAGCCGATCGGCGCGGTGACCGTGGGTCAGAAGGGGGAGCGCCTCGCCGAGCTGGGGGCGATGGCCTCGTCCCGTGCGAAGGTCCGCGTCTTCAGCGACGACGGCTCCTGCGTGTTCGACCCGCTCATCATGCGCCGGGCACTCGAGTACGTGAAGTCCTTCGGCGGAGTGATCGCGCAGCACGCGCAGGATCCGCGGCTGACCGAGGGCGCCCAGATGAACGAGGGCATCGTGTCGGCCGAGCTCGGCCTCGCCGGTTGGCCGGCCGTCGCAGAAGAGTCGATCATCGCCCGTGACGTGCTGCTGGCGGAGCACGTCGGCTCGAAGCTGCACGTGTGCCACTTGTCCACCGCAGGGTCGGTGGACATCATCCGCTGGGCCAAGAAGCGGGGGATCGCGGTCACGGCCGAGGTCACGCCGCACCACCTGCTGCTGACGGATGAGCTCGTGCGCGGGTACGACGCCCGCTTCAAGGTCAACCCGCCGTTGCGCCGCGAGGAGGATGTGCTGGCCGTGCGCGAGGGCCTCGCCGACGGCACGATCGACATCGTGGCCACGGATCACGCTCCGCATCCCAGCGAGCACAAGGCCTGCGAGTGGCAGGCCGCGGCGAACGGCATGGTGGGCCTGGAGAGCGCGCTGCGCGTGGTTCACCAGTCGATGGTGCAGACCGGTCTCATCGGATGGGACGATGTCGCGCGCGTCATGAGCGCCACTCCCGCGCGGATCGGTCAGCTCGCCGGACACGGCACTCCGCTCGCTGTCGGGCAGCCCGGCCACCTCGCGCTCTACGACGCCTCGGTCGACGGCGTCTTCACGGAGACGGACCTGCACGGACGCAGCGTGAACTCGCCGTACCTCGGCCGCGCTCTGCCCGGACGGGTGGAGTTCACCGTGCACGGCGGCGTCCTGACCGTCGACGCGGGCGCCGTGGTCGAGGAGCTGAACGCATGA
- the rpoZ gene encoding DNA-directed RNA polymerase subunit omega, producing the protein MAGHHNKGIIDPPIDNLLDRVDSKYELVIYASKRARQINDYYSDLHEGNLFDNVGPLVDSSVEDKPLTIALHEINEDKLRLRHAE; encoded by the coding sequence ATGGCCGGACACCACAACAAGGGCATCATCGATCCCCCCATCGACAACCTGCTGGATCGAGTCGACTCCAAGTACGAGCTCGTGATCTACGCGTCCAAGCGTGCGCGCCAGATCAACGACTACTACTCCGACCTGCATGAGGGCAACCTCTTCGACAACGTGGGACCGCTGGTCGACTCCTCGGTCGAGGACAAGCCGCTCACGATCGCTCTGCACGAGATCAACGAGGACAAGCTCCGCCTGCGTCACGCGGAGTGA
- the carB gene encoding carbamoyl-phosphate synthase large subunit: MPKRDDIRSVLVIGSGPIVIGQACEFDYSGTQACRVLREEGVRVILVNSNPATIMTDPDFADATYVEPITWQVIETIIAKERPDAILPTLGGQTALNAAIQLHNHGILEKYDVELIGASFEAINKGEDRQIFKQLVLDAGADVADSRIAHTMDEVLAAAGELGYPLVVRPSFTMGGLGSGFAYDEEDLRRIAGAGLHDSPTNEVLLEESILGWKEYELELMRDTADNTVVVCSIENVDPVGVHTGDSITVAPALTLTDREYQKLRDIGIDIIRAVGVDTGGCNIQFAVNPENGRIIVIEMNPRVSRSSALASKATGFPIAKLAAKLALGYRLDEIPNDITGVTPASFEPTLDYVVVKVPRFAFEKFPAADATLTTTMKSVGEAMAIGRNYATALQKALRSLEKRGSSFHWGTEDRSLEELLEISKTPTDGRIVTLQQALRKGATVEQAFDATAIDPWFIDQIVLINEVAEIVRTAPEFDAATLRYAKEHGFSDAQLAEIRGISETEVRGIRHGLGIRPVYKTVDTCAGEFPALTPYHYSSYDFETEVTPSERTKVVIIGSGPNRIGQGVEFDYSCVHASFALSDAGFETIMVNCNPETVSTDYDTSDRLYFEPLTLEDVLEVLDAEAASGTILGVVCQLGGQTPLGLAKGIQDAGYTVLGTSPEAIDLAEERELFSGILDAAGLVAPRHGTAIDVDGAVGIAEDIGYPVLVRPSFVLGGRGMEIVYDSPSLRDYFVRTAGEVIIEPGKPLLVDRFLDDAIELDVDALYDGTDLYIGGVMEHLEEAGIHSGDSSCTLPPISLGRSDIDRVRIATLAIAEGVGVRGLLNVQFAISAGVLYVIEANPRASRTVPFVSKALGIPLAKAASRIMAGSTVAELKAEGLLPENDGSRVPLGAPVAVKEAVLPFKRFRTKDGKIVDSVLGPEMRSTGEVMGIDKDFPTAFAKSQAAAYGGMPTSGTVFISVADSDKRAVILPAHRLQQLGFTIVATEGTAEILSRNGIAVTVVEKYSETQESGAQNVVDLINDGSIDIVVNTPSGGAARADGYEIRAAAVAADKALFTTMAVLGAAVSGMDAAHEGFDVKSLQEYALDRKATV; encoded by the coding sequence ATGCCCAAGCGCGACGACATCCGCTCCGTCCTCGTCATCGGCTCCGGCCCGATCGTCATCGGTCAGGCCTGCGAGTTCGACTACTCCGGCACCCAGGCGTGCCGCGTCCTCCGTGAAGAGGGCGTGCGCGTGATCCTGGTGAACTCCAACCCCGCGACCATCATGACCGACCCCGATTTCGCCGACGCGACCTACGTGGAGCCGATCACCTGGCAGGTCATCGAGACGATCATCGCGAAGGAGCGCCCTGACGCGATCCTCCCGACGCTCGGCGGTCAGACGGCCCTGAACGCGGCGATCCAGCTGCACAACCACGGCATCCTCGAGAAGTACGACGTCGAGCTCATCGGCGCCAGCTTCGAGGCCATCAACAAGGGCGAGGACCGCCAGATCTTCAAGCAGCTGGTGCTCGACGCCGGCGCCGACGTCGCCGACTCCCGCATCGCGCACACCATGGACGAGGTGCTCGCTGCGGCCGGCGAACTCGGCTACCCGCTCGTGGTGCGCCCCAGCTTCACGATGGGCGGCCTGGGCTCCGGGTTCGCCTACGACGAAGAGGACCTGCGTCGCATCGCCGGTGCCGGCCTGCACGACTCGCCGACCAACGAGGTGCTCCTGGAGGAGTCGATCCTCGGGTGGAAGGAGTACGAGCTCGAGCTCATGCGCGACACCGCCGACAACACGGTCGTCGTCTGCTCGATCGAGAACGTCGACCCGGTGGGCGTGCACACCGGAGACTCGATCACCGTCGCCCCCGCCCTGACACTCACCGACCGTGAGTACCAGAAGCTGCGCGACATCGGCATCGACATCATCCGTGCCGTGGGCGTGGACACCGGTGGCTGCAACATCCAGTTCGCGGTCAACCCGGAGAACGGCCGCATCATCGTGATCGAGATGAACCCGCGCGTCTCGCGTTCGAGCGCCCTGGCCTCGAAGGCGACGGGCTTCCCGATCGCGAAGCTCGCAGCCAAGCTCGCGCTCGGCTACCGTCTGGACGAGATCCCCAACGACATCACGGGCGTCACCCCGGCGAGCTTCGAGCCCACGCTCGACTACGTCGTGGTGAAGGTCCCGCGGTTCGCATTCGAGAAGTTCCCGGCCGCTGACGCGACGCTCACGACCACCATGAAGTCGGTCGGCGAGGCGATGGCGATCGGCCGTAACTACGCCACGGCGCTGCAGAAGGCGCTGCGCTCGCTCGAGAAGCGCGGCTCCAGCTTCCACTGGGGCACGGAGGATCGCTCGCTCGAGGAGCTTCTCGAGATCTCGAAGACCCCGACCGACGGACGCATCGTCACGCTGCAGCAGGCGCTGCGCAAGGGCGCGACCGTCGAGCAGGCGTTCGACGCGACCGCGATCGACCCGTGGTTCATCGACCAGATCGTGCTGATCAACGAGGTCGCCGAGATCGTGCGCACCGCGCCCGAGTTCGACGCCGCCACGCTCCGCTACGCGAAGGAGCACGGATTCTCCGACGCACAGCTGGCCGAGATCCGCGGCATCAGCGAGACCGAGGTCCGCGGAATCCGTCACGGTCTGGGCATCCGTCCCGTCTACAAGACCGTCGACACCTGCGCCGGCGAGTTCCCCGCCCTGACGCCGTACCACTACTCGAGCTATGACTTCGAGACCGAGGTCACGCCGTCCGAGCGCACGAAGGTCGTCATCATCGGCTCCGGCCCGAACCGCATCGGACAGGGCGTCGAGTTCGACTACTCCTGCGTGCATGCCTCGTTCGCGCTGTCGGACGCCGGGTTCGAGACCATCATGGTCAACTGCAACCCCGAGACGGTCTCGACCGACTACGACACCTCCGATCGGCTCTACTTCGAACCGCTCACGCTGGAGGACGTGCTCGAGGTGCTCGACGCGGAGGCCGCGAGCGGCACCATCCTCGGTGTCGTGTGCCAGCTGGGCGGCCAGACGCCGCTCGGACTCGCCAAGGGCATCCAGGACGCCGGCTACACCGTGCTCGGCACGAGCCCCGAGGCGATCGACCTCGCCGAGGAGCGCGAGCTGTTCAGCGGCATCCTCGACGCCGCCGGACTCGTCGCCCCGCGCCACGGCACGGCGATCGACGTGGACGGCGCCGTGGGCATCGCCGAGGACATCGGATACCCGGTGCTCGTGCGCCCGAGCTTCGTGCTCGGCGGACGCGGCATGGAGATCGTCTACGATTCGCCCAGTCTGCGCGACTACTTCGTGCGCACCGCCGGCGAGGTCATCATCGAACCCGGCAAGCCGCTGCTGGTCGACCGGTTCCTGGATGATGCGATCGAGCTCGACGTCGACGCGCTGTACGACGGCACCGACCTCTACATCGGTGGCGTCATGGAGCACCTGGAGGAGGCCGGTATCCACTCCGGAGACTCCAGCTGCACGCTGCCGCCGATCTCGCTCGGACGCTCCGACATCGACCGGGTGCGCATCGCGACGCTCGCGATCGCCGAGGGCGTCGGGGTGCGCGGGCTGCTGAACGTGCAGTTCGCGATCAGCGCCGGGGTGCTCTACGTGATCGAGGCGAATCCGCGTGCGAGCCGCACCGTGCCGTTCGTGTCGAAGGCCCTGGGCATCCCGCTCGCGAAGGCCGCGAGCCGCATCATGGCCGGGTCCACGGTCGCCGAGCTGAAGGCCGAAGGCCTGCTGCCCGAGAACGACGGCTCGCGGGTGCCGCTCGGCGCTCCGGTCGCCGTCAAGGAAGCGGTGCTGCCGTTCAAGCGGTTCCGCACCAAGGACGGCAAGATCGTGGATTCCGTGCTCGGGCCGGAGATGCGTTCCACCGGTGAGGTCATGGGGATCGACAAGGACTTCCCGACTGCGTTCGCGAAGAGCCAGGCTGCGGCCTACGGCGGCATGCCGACCTCGGGTACCGTCTTCATCTCGGTCGCCGACTCGGACAAGCGTGCCGTCATCCTGCCTGCTCATCGCCTGCAGCAGCTCGGCTTCACGATCGTCGCCACCGAGGGCACGGCCGAGATCCTCTCGCGCAACGGCATCGCGGTCACGGTCGTCGAGAAGTACAGCGAGACCCAGGAGAGCGGCGCGCAGAACGTCGTCGACCTGATCAACGACGGCTCGATCGACATCGTCGTGAACACGCCGTCGGGCGGCGCGGCGCGCGCGGACGGCTACGAGATCCGTGCTGCGGCTGTCGCGGCCGACAAGGCACTCTTCACGACCATGGCGGTGCTCGGCGCGGCGGTCAGCGGTATGGATGCCGCGCACGAGGGCTTCGACGTCAAGAGCCTCCAGGAGTACGCGCTGGACCGGAAGGCGACGGTGTGA
- the carA gene encoding glutamine-hydrolyzing carbamoyl-phosphate synthase small subunit: protein MTALPEPAVLVLEDGTRHVGRAYGARGTTLGEVVFATGMSGYQETLTDPSYAGQIVLQTAPHIGNTGMNDEDTESRRIWVAGYIVRDPSRVVSNWRANASLDEILVQDGIVGISGIDTRSITRHIRSAGSMRGGIFSGEAAALDAEEQVRIVREAPQMAGRNLSAEVSVDVATITTGIGERVGNLAVLDLGVKQATIDNLAARGFDVHVLPQNVTIDEIRAIDPVAVFYSNGPGDPAASDGHVELLRAVLDDGLPFFGICFGNQLLGRALGLGTYKLPFGHRGINQPVLDKTTGRVEITAHNHGFAVEAPLDGAFDSPNGYGKVEVSHVGLNDNVVEGLRALDIPAFSVQYHPEAAAGPHDANYLFDRFRDLVVATKKDAK from the coding sequence ATGACCGCGCTGCCCGAACCCGCCGTACTCGTCCTCGAAGACGGCACCCGTCACGTCGGCCGTGCCTACGGCGCCCGCGGAACCACCCTCGGCGAGGTCGTCTTCGCCACCGGCATGTCCGGCTACCAGGAGACCCTGACCGACCCGTCCTATGCGGGCCAGATCGTCCTGCAGACCGCGCCGCACATCGGCAACACCGGGATGAATGACGAAGACACCGAGTCGCGACGCATCTGGGTCGCCGGCTACATCGTGCGCGATCCCTCGCGTGTGGTGTCGAACTGGCGCGCCAACGCCTCGCTCGACGAGATCCTCGTGCAGGACGGCATCGTCGGCATCAGCGGCATCGACACCCGCTCGATCACACGCCACATCCGTTCGGCCGGCTCGATGCGCGGCGGGATCTTCTCCGGTGAGGCGGCCGCACTCGACGCCGAGGAGCAGGTGCGCATCGTGCGCGAAGCTCCTCAGATGGCGGGTCGCAACCTCTCCGCAGAGGTCTCGGTCGACGTCGCCACGATCACCACGGGGATCGGCGAACGCGTGGGGAACCTCGCCGTGCTCGACCTCGGGGTGAAGCAGGCCACGATCGACAACCTCGCGGCCCGCGGGTTCGACGTGCACGTGCTCCCGCAGAACGTGACCATCGATGAGATCCGCGCGATCGACCCGGTCGCGGTCTTCTACTCGAACGGCCCCGGAGACCCGGCGGCATCCGACGGACACGTCGAACTGCTGCGCGCAGTGCTCGACGACGGACTGCCCTTCTTCGGCATCTGCTTCGGAAACCAGCTGCTCGGTCGTGCGCTCGGTCTCGGCACCTACAAGCTGCCGTTCGGTCATCGCGGGATCAACCAGCCGGTGCTCGACAAGACCACCGGTCGTGTGGAGATCACCGCACACAACCACGGCTTCGCCGTGGAGGCTCCTCTCGACGGCGCCTTCGACAGCCCGAACGGCTACGGAAAGGTCGAGGTCAGCCACGTCGGTCTGAACGACAACGTGGTCGAGGGTCTGCGTGCCCTCGACATCCCCGCCTTCTCCGTGCAGTACCACCCCGAGGCCGCCGCCGGCCCCCACGACGCCAACTACCTCTTCGACCGGTTCCGCGACCTGGTCGTGGCAACCAAGAAGGACGCCAAGTAA
- the pyrF gene encoding orotidine-5'-phosphate decarboxylase, with product MSAGFGERVRTALRSSGPLCVGIDPHAALLDAWGLTQDAAGVREFGLRVVAAAADRVAIVKPQVSFFERFGSAGFGALEDVLAEARAAGLIVIADAKRGDIGSTMDAYAAAWLTPGSPLEADALTASPYLGVGALDGAFALAGQHGKGVFVLAATSNREAEPLQRSRQDDRSVAAGVLAEVSLRNAAAVAPGEWGSIGVVIGATVDWPAAGIETFAPSAPILAPGFGAQGAEPADLGDRFGAMAASVIASESRSILGAGPDGIRAAIEARVAQYQEAARG from the coding sequence GTGAGCGCAGGTTTCGGTGAGCGCGTCCGGACGGCACTCCGCTCGTCCGGGCCGCTCTGCGTCGGGATCGATCCGCATGCGGCTCTCCTCGACGCCTGGGGTCTGACGCAGGACGCCGCCGGCGTGCGGGAGTTCGGGCTGCGTGTGGTCGCTGCGGCGGCCGATCGGGTCGCGATCGTGAAACCGCAGGTGTCGTTCTTCGAGCGGTTCGGATCCGCCGGGTTCGGAGCGCTCGAGGATGTGCTCGCCGAAGCGCGCGCGGCAGGGCTGATCGTGATCGCGGATGCCAAGCGCGGCGACATCGGCTCGACGATGGACGCCTACGCGGCCGCCTGGCTCACTCCGGGTTCTCCGCTCGAAGCCGATGCGCTGACCGCCAGCCCCTACCTCGGTGTGGGCGCACTCGACGGTGCCTTCGCGCTCGCGGGTCAGCACGGCAAAGGCGTCTTCGTGCTCGCGGCCACCAGCAACCGCGAGGCGGAGCCCCTGCAGCGTTCGCGCCAGGACGATCGCTCCGTCGCGGCCGGAGTGCTCGCCGAGGTGTCGCTCCGGAACGCGGCAGCGGTCGCGCCGGGGGAGTGGGGGAGCATCGGTGTCGTCATCGGCGCCACCGTCGACTGGCCCGCTGCGGGTATCGAGACCTTCGCTCCGTCCGCGCCCATCCTCGCGCCCGGATTCGGCGCGCAGGGCGCGGAGCCGGCCGACCTCGGCGACCGTTTCGGCGCGATGGCGGCGAGCGTCATCGCCAGCGAGAGCCGCAGCATCCTCGGTGCCGGCCCCGATGGCATCCGAGCAGCGATCGAAGCGCGCGTCGCGCAGTACCAGGAGGCCGCACGTGGCTGA
- the metK gene encoding methionine adenosyltransferase: MSALRLFTSESVTEGHPDKICDQISDSILDGLIAKDRDSRVAVETLVTTGLVHVAGEIRTEAYVDIPTIVRQVVNGIGYTSSDTGFDGDSCGVSISVGEQSTDIAHGVDNAQEHRDGSSVDPLDGLGAGDQGIMFGFATTETPQLMPMAAFTAHRIAERLTEVRRSGELPFLRPDGKTQVTLGYDGFTPKTVDAVVVSTQHHPDISQDELQQLVRAHVIDPVLANTGLDLDDVTYYINPAGPFVTGGPKGDAGLTGRKIIIDTYGGASRHGGGAFSGKDPSKVDRSGAYATRWVAKNAVAAGLADRLEVQVAYAIGVARPVGLYVETFGTGKVSDDAIIRAINDVFDLRPQAIIEQLDLLRPIYAKTAAYGHFGRELPEFTWERTDRVEELRRAAGL; encoded by the coding sequence ATGAGCGCCCTGCGTCTGTTCACGTCCGAGTCCGTCACCGAAGGGCACCCGGACAAGATCTGCGACCAGATCTCGGACAGCATCCTCGACGGGCTCATCGCGAAAGACCGGGATTCCCGGGTCGCGGTCGAGACGCTCGTGACCACTGGTCTCGTGCATGTCGCGGGTGAGATCCGCACCGAGGCCTACGTCGACATCCCCACGATCGTCCGCCAGGTCGTGAACGGCATCGGCTACACGTCGAGCGACACCGGTTTCGACGGCGACTCGTGCGGCGTCAGCATCTCCGTCGGCGAGCAGTCCACCGACATCGCCCACGGCGTGGACAACGCCCAGGAGCACCGCGACGGCTCGTCCGTCGATCCGCTCGACGGCCTCGGCGCCGGCGACCAGGGCATCATGTTCGGGTTCGCGACGACCGAGACCCCGCAGCTCATGCCGATGGCCGCCTTCACGGCGCACCGTATCGCCGAGCGCCTCACCGAAGTGCGCCGCAGCGGCGAGCTGCCGTTCCTGCGTCCCGACGGCAAGACCCAGGTCACGCTCGGCTACGACGGTTTCACTCCGAAGACGGTCGACGCCGTGGTGGTCTCCACGCAGCACCACCCCGACATCTCGCAGGACGAGCTCCAGCAGCTCGTGCGCGCTCACGTCATCGATCCGGTCCTCGCGAACACCGGCCTCGATCTCGACGACGTGACCTATTACATCAACCCGGCAGGCCCGTTCGTGACCGGTGGTCCCAAGGGTGATGCGGGCCTCACCGGCCGCAAGATCATCATCGACACCTACGGTGGCGCCTCACGTCACGGCGGCGGTGCCTTCAGCGGCAAGGACCCGTCCAAGGTCGACCGGTCCGGTGCGTACGCCACCCGCTGGGTCGCGAAGAACGCCGTCGCCGCCGGACTCGCCGACCGTCTCGAAGTGCAGGTCGCCTACGCGATCGGAGTCGCGCGTCCCGTCGGGCTCTACGTCGAGACTTTCGGCACCGGCAAGGTGTCGGACGATGCCATCATCCGCGCGATCAACGATGTCTTCGACCTCCGCCCGCAGGCGATCATCGAGCAGCTGGACCTGCTGCGTCCGATCTACGCGAAGACCGCGGCATACGGGCACTTCGGACGAGAGCTGCCGGAGTTCACCTGGGAGCGCACCGATCGCGTCGAAGAGCTGCGCCGCGCTGCCGGTCTCTGA
- a CDS encoding PH-like domain-containing protein, with amino-acid sequence MSTRDIAIAITIAVALLVLLTMLLAWRRRLRRDSALTAPLGVPEHAEVGRRDEVLYVSTTRHDQPLERVTVSPLEYRARGELAVTDRGVALCLDGAPTVFLASSRLVAVDRATVTIDRVVEPGGLIRIAWNADDETIVDSYLRLASGDPRTLISDLQRLVPAAPDTGATR; translated from the coding sequence ATGAGCACACGAGATATCGCCATCGCGATCACGATCGCCGTGGCGCTGCTGGTGCTGCTGACGATGCTGCTCGCCTGGCGACGACGACTGCGACGCGATTCCGCGCTCACGGCTCCGCTCGGCGTGCCGGAGCACGCCGAGGTCGGCCGCCGCGACGAGGTGCTGTACGTCTCGACGACACGGCATGACCAGCCTCTCGAGCGCGTGACCGTGTCACCGCTGGAGTACCGCGCCCGCGGTGAGCTGGCCGTGACCGATCGCGGTGTCGCGCTCTGCCTCGACGGCGCACCCACCGTGTTCCTCGCATCGTCCCGACTCGTCGCGGTGGATCGGGCCACGGTCACGATCGACCGCGTGGTCGAACCCGGCGGTCTCATCCGCATCGCATGGAACGCGGACGACGAGACGATCGTCGATTCGTACCTGCGCCTCGCCTCCGGCGATCCCCGAACCCTCATCTCTGATCTGCAGCGGCTCGTCCCCGCCGCCCCCGACACAGGAGCCACACGATGA
- the gmk gene encoding guanylate kinase, with protein sequence MAETRVIPEVDRAAAARKAVERRRARASLKRDLTMRVITPQAVLRRAIDDPDSVEGSMRITDFLLALPAIGAGKRDRVLEDLQISPVKRLGGLGARQRVVLEHWLDGRFPPLSPRGARSRLLVLAGPTAVGKGTVAAHIRENHPEIHLSVSATTRPPRPGEIDGVHYYFVDDAEFDRLIEHGELLEYAVVHNRSRYGTPRPPIDAALAEGKTVLLEIDLQGARQVRAAEPAATLIFLLPPSWDELVQRLVGRGTEGAEERARRLRTAKVELAAQNEFDHLIVNENVADAAAEVVELSSSSAR encoded by the coding sequence GTGGCTGAGACACGAGTCATCCCCGAGGTCGACAGGGCCGCCGCCGCGCGGAAGGCGGTCGAGCGTCGACGTGCGCGCGCGTCGCTCAAGCGGGACCTCACCATGCGAGTGATCACGCCCCAGGCCGTGCTGCGTCGGGCGATCGACGACCCGGACTCCGTCGAGGGCTCCATGCGGATCACGGACTTCCTGCTCGCGCTGCCGGCGATCGGTGCGGGCAAGCGCGACCGCGTGCTCGAGGATCTCCAGATCTCGCCGGTCAAGCGCCTCGGAGGGCTCGGTGCCCGCCAGCGCGTCGTCCTCGAGCACTGGCTCGACGGCCGCTTCCCCCCGCTGTCACCGCGCGGCGCGCGGAGTCGGCTGCTCGTGCTCGCCGGTCCCACAGCCGTCGGCAAGGGCACCGTGGCGGCGCACATCCGTGAGAACCACCCCGAGATCCACCTGTCGGTCTCGGCCACCACGCGTCCGCCACGCCCGGGCGAGATCGACGGCGTGCACTACTACTTCGTGGACGACGCCGAGTTCGACCGTCTCATCGAGCACGGCGAACTGCTCGAGTACGCCGTCGTGCACAATCGTTCCCGCTATGGCACCCCGCGTCCGCCGATCGACGCCGCCCTGGCGGAGGGGAAGACCGTCCTGCTCGAGATCGATCTGCAGGGCGCGCGCCAGGTGCGGGCCGCTGAGCCGGCCGCCACGCTGATCTTTTTGCTGCCTCCGAGCTGGGATGAACTCGTCCAACGACTCGTCGGTCGAGGCACGGAAGGCGCCGAGGAACGCGCCAGACGACTGCGCACCGCGAAGGTCGAACTGGCTGCGCAGAACGAGTTCGATCACCTCATCGTGAACGAGAACGTCGCCGATGCCGCCGCCGAGGTCGTAGAATTGTCTTCAAGCTCTGCACGCTGA